The following are encoded together in the Streptomyces sp. NBC_00358 genome:
- a CDS encoding lysophospholipid acyltransferase family protein has translation MRRHPRRGEAGRQVTAPSARRADVGRRIGVGLMYGLFKPRVLGAWKVPATGPAILAVNHSHNIDGPMVMGVAPRPTHFLIKKEAFIGPLDPFLLGIGQLKVDREIADRTAITDALGVLAAGGVLGIFPEGTRGEGDFASLRAGLAYFAVRSGAPIVPVAVLGSSDRTSRLTKALPPLRSRVDVVFGDPFEAGDGSGRRTRQALDEATGRIQKQLSAHLDHARRLTGRPENAGRPVGR, from the coding sequence GTGCGTCGTCACCCTCGTCGAGGAGAAGCGGGCCGCCAAGTGACCGCACCCTCCGCGAGACGCGCCGACGTCGGGCGCAGGATCGGCGTCGGCCTGATGTACGGGCTGTTCAAGCCGCGCGTGCTCGGCGCCTGGAAGGTCCCCGCGACCGGTCCGGCGATCCTGGCCGTCAACCACTCGCACAACATCGACGGGCCGATGGTCATGGGCGTCGCGCCCAGGCCCACCCACTTCCTGATCAAGAAGGAAGCGTTCATCGGCCCGCTCGACCCGTTCCTGCTGGGCATCGGCCAGCTGAAGGTGGACCGCGAGATCGCCGACCGCACGGCCATCACCGACGCCCTCGGCGTCCTGGCGGCCGGCGGCGTCCTCGGGATCTTCCCGGAGGGCACCCGGGGCGAGGGCGACTTCGCCTCGCTGCGGGCCGGGCTCGCGTACTTCGCGGTGCGCAGCGGAGCCCCGATCGTCCCGGTGGCGGTGCTGGGAAGCTCCGACCGGACCAGCAGGCTCACCAAGGCGCTGCCCCCGCTGCGCAGCAGGGTCGACGTCGTCTTCGGCGACCCGTTCGAAGCGGGCGACGGCAGCGGCCGGCGCACGCGCCAGGCGCTGGACGAGGCCACCGGCCGCATCCAGAAACAGCTCAGCGCACACCTTGACCACGCCAGGCGTCTGACAGGGCGCCCGGAAAACGCCGGGCGCCCCGTCGGGCGTTAG